A section of the Camelus dromedarius isolate mCamDro1 chromosome 14, mCamDro1.pat, whole genome shotgun sequence genome encodes:
- the KLHDC7A gene encoding kelch domain-containing protein 7A — protein sequence MLPRGGGAETQDWHLDMQLTGKVVLSAAALLLVTVAYRLYKSRPTQAPRRGGNAKVKAEQEAEGSGQPATHGAVSGAPRWGLRRRRGSEGTGELPSCSWENPERSGVLATGASSKDSEAGETGQPGKKGAGGGQGGPRLDSHLTAPPRGGQEAGTASGGKPRLTHHPHLCSEPKSSPIGLTEADSNSGGGEPTPWLNSGPPKQPGAREQKSPHQRWAAHTGDGSDMSKSWVFTRVTGVHREEAGALQAASDMGLALHQQEGATDASYTFSSMARVRVVENFIPEKGEGIRSPLKGKVYDYYVESTSQATSRGTLAPRRAALAEAPSPVSVPQPLGMGAASGGHVDDRVGGAEAAASPQPELSSSVQGFSRKESLLQIVDNPELQLQLDGFGNSAPSCPDQSAPPTGPISRDSPGSGSAGSSGKPHVQFVAGTNFFHLPLTPGSAPGVHLDLGNCYEVLTFAKRQSLEALKEAAYKVMSDNYLQVLRSPDIYGCLSGAERELILQRRLRGRKHLVVADLCPQEDCSRLCCYDSEQDVWHPLARLPPEAVSRGCAICSLFNYLFVVSGCQGSGRQPSNRVFCYNPLTGIWSEVCPLNQARPHCRLVALDGHLYAIGGECLNTVERYDPRLDRWTFAPPLPNDTFALAHTATECGGEIFVTGGSLRYLLLRFSAQEQRWRVGPTGGGKDRTAEMVAVKGFLYRFDLNRSLGISVYRCSASTRLWYECATYRTPYPDAFQCAVVDDLIYCVGRQRTLRFLADYVSPRFVPEEPQSFPSPQGTLLPTVLTLPGPEVPQTRV from the coding sequence ATGctccccagaggaggaggagcggAGACCCAGGACTGGCATCTGGACATGCAGCTGACTGGCAAGGTGGTGCTGTCTGCCGCTGCCCTGCTCCTGGTGACCGTGGCCTACCGGCTGTACAAGTCGAGGCCCACCCAGGCCCCACGGAGGGGCGGGAACGCCAAGGTCAAGGccgagcaggaggcagagggctCTGGGCAGCCTGCCACCCACGGGGCTGTTTCTGGGGCGCCACGCTGGGGCCTGAGACGCAGGAGGGGAAGCGAGGGGACTGGAGAATTGCCCAGCTGCAGCTGGGAGAATCCTGAGCGCTCCGGAGTCCTGGCAACGGGAGCCTCTTCCAAAGACTCAGAAGCCGGGGAGACTGGGCAGCCCGGGAAAAAAGGTGCTGGCGGAGGGCAGGGTGGGCCACGCCTGGACTCCCACCTGACAGCTCCTCCACGCGGTGGCCAGGAAGCCGGAACAGCCTCTGGCGGTAAGCCCAGACTGACCCATCACCCCCATTTGTGCAGTGAACCCAAAAGCTCCCCAATCGGCCTCACAGAGGCGGACAGCAACAGTGGGGGCGGTGAGCCTACTCCATGGCTGAACAGCGGGCCCCCCAAACAGCCAGGGGCCAGAGAGCAGAAATCCCCCCACCAACGCTGGGCAGCCCACACAGGAGACGGGAGTGACATGAGTAAGAGCTGGGTCTTTACCCGCGTGACAGGGGTCCACAGGGAAGAGGCCGGGGCCCTCCAGGCTGCCTCAGACATGGGCCTGGCCTTGCATCAGCAGGAGGGAGCCACCGATGCCTCTTACACCTTCTCGTCCATGGCCCGGGTTCGAGTGGTGGAGAATTTCATACCGGAGAAGGGGGAGGGCATCAGGTCCCCGCTGAAGGGCAAGGTGTACGATTACTATGTTGAATCCACCTCTCAGGCCACCTCCAGGGGTACGTTGGCCCCCAGAAGGGCAGCCCTGGCTGAGGCTCCATCCCCTGTTTCAGTGCCACAACCCCTGGGAATGGGGGCAGCCTCCGGAGGCCATGTGGATGACAGAgtaggtggggcagaggcagccgcCTCCCCGCAGCCTGAGCTGTCATCCTCCGTGCAAGGCTTCAGCAGGAAGGAGAGCCTCCTTCAGATCGTGGACAACCCAGAGCTTCAGCTGCAGCTCGATGGCTTTGGGAactctgctccctcctgcccagaCCAGAGTGCTCCGCCCACCGGCCCCATATCCCGGGATTCTCCGGGGTCCGGCTCAGCCGGAAGCAGTGGGAAGCCCCACGTGCAGTTTGTGGCTGGGACCAATTTCTTCCacctcccgctcaccccaggttcAGCCCCAGGTGTTCACCTGGATCTGGGCAATTGCTATGAGGTGCTAACTTTTGCcaagaggcagagcctggaggcCCTGAAGGAGGCCGCCTACAAGGTGATGAGTGACAACTACCTCCAGGTCCTGCGCAGCCCGGACATCTACGGGTGCCTGAGCGGGGCAGAGAGGGAGCTGATTCTCCAGCGACGGCTCCGGGGCCGCAAGCACCTGGTGGTGGCCGACCTGTGCCCCCAGGAAGACTGCAGCCGCCTCTGCTGCTATGACAGTGAGCAGGATGTCTGGCACCCGCTGGCCCGTCTGCCCCCCGAGGCTGTGTCCCGGGGCTGTGCCATCTGTAGCCTCTTCAATTATCTCTTCGTGGTGTCCGGGTGCCAGGGGTCCGGGCGCCAGCCCTCCAATCGCGTCTTCTGCTACAATCCGCTGACGGGGATCTGGAGCGAGGTGTGCCCGCTAAACCAGGCCCGGCCGCACTGCCGGCTGGTGGCCCTGGACGGGCACCTGTACGCCATCGGGGGCGAGTGTCTGAACACAGTGGAGCGCTATGACCCCCGCCTGGACCGCTGGACCTTTGCCCCGCCGCTCCCCAACGACACCTTCGCGCTGGCGCACACAGCCACGGAGTGTGGCGGAGAGATCTTCGTCACCGGCGGCTCGCTGCGCTACCTGCTGCTCCGCTTCTCCGCCCAGGAGCAGCGCTGGCGGGTCGGCCCCACGGGGGGCGGCAAGGACCGCACGGCCGAGATGGTGGCGGTCAAGGGCTTTCTCTATCGCTTTGACCTCAACCGCAGCCTGGGCATCAGCGTGTACCGCTGCAGCGCCAGCACCCGCCTCTGGTACGAATGCGCCACGTACCGGACCCCATACCCGGACGCCTTCCAGTGCGCCGTGGTGGACGACCTCATCTACTGTGTGGGGCGCCAGCGCACCCTCCGCTTCCTGGCCGACTACGTCTCCCCCAGGTTTGTGCCCGAGGAGCCGCAGAGCTTCCCCTCCCCGCAGGGCACCCTCCTGCCCACCGTCCTGACCTTGCCCGGCCCTGAGGTGCCCCAGACCAGGGTCTAG